Below is a window of Flavobacterium cyclinae DNA.
TTCCGTGTTTTTTTGGTTCTGGACGAACGTAAACGAAAGGTAATCCCATCGCTTCGGCTACTAAAATTCCGATTCCAATTGCGCCTGTTGCAACACCTGCAATGACATCGGGTTTGCCAAATTTATCCTCAATATGCTTCGCAAATTCATCACGAACATAATTTCTAACCGCTGGAAATGAAAGGATTATGCGGTTATCACAATAAATTGGAGACTTCCAGCCTGAAGCCCACGTAAAAGGATTTTTAGAATTTAATTTAATTGCGTTTATTTGTAAAAGCAATTCGGCTGTTTGTTGGGCGGTATTGTTATTAAAAATCATATTGCAAATGTATAAAGTTTTTGTGAACGATAAGCCACTTTTTTTGACAAATCAAGTTCAAAAGGAGACTGATTTCAAACTTTTTTTATTAGAGAGTGTTGATATCAAGAAGTTAATTGTTAAAATTTTTCAGAATAAAATTCAGAAGGCCTTTTTGTATCATCCTGATGAAAAATTAATAATGAAAACACTTCGTGCCAAATTACCTGTTGAAAAAGCAGGGGGTGGATTGGTTTATAACAAAGACGGCAATGTGCTTTTTATTTTCAGAAATGGTAAATGGGATTTACCAAAAGGCGGCACCGAAAAAAATGAAACCATTGAAGAAACCGCCATGCGCGAAGTAGAAGAAGAAACAGGCGTAACTGGATTAGCTATCACCGAAAAACTGCAAAGAACCTATCATATTTTCAAAAGAAACGGTCGTTACAAATTAAAAATTACGCAATGGTTTGAAATGCGTACCAAATTTGAAGGCAATCCACAAGGACAAGCTGATGAAGGAATCGAACGAGTAGAATGGGTGAATCCTAAAGATATTAAGTTTTTATTAGAGAACTCGTACGAGAATATTAAGTTGTTGTTTGAGGAAGAATTAGTAGGAAACCACTAATGTAATTTATGGTTAATATTAAGATAGTTTTGTTTGGATTTTTTTTCATAACGTCTAATTTATTTTCACAAGAAATACAATTAGATGAAAATCTTGTTGGATTTTCATGTGGAGGAAATGGGAAACCAACAAAACTTGTACAGGAAATAACAGAATTAATAAATTCGAAAAAATATGAAGAAATAGAATCTTATTTAAATTCTAAAAATGCAAGTAAAATGTATCTTTCAATTATAGTTCTTGAAAGACTTTCTGAGCTTGAAATGTACGAGTTAAGCGAAAATACTCAAAAAGTAATAAAAAAAATTAAAGATTCTCCTTTCGTTGTTATGAATTGTTACGGTTGTTTGATTGAATATACTACAATGAAAACAATGTTTTCGACAGATAATTTTATCGGGTCTAAAAAATGGATAGAAAAAAATATAATTATTGATAAATAATAAATTAACTTTTAAAAATTTCTTTATTTCGTTTGAAATATGACTCCACTTCATCAATATTTTTCAAGGCAACAATTTTTTCAGTTACAGGATAATTATCAACAAGAAGTAAATCGTATTTCAATCCAATTTTATTAAGAATATTTATAATTTCTGTGTTTAATTTTGAAGTTCTATTGTATGAAACAAACCAAATGTTTTCAACAATA
It encodes the following:
- a CDS encoding NUDIX hydrolase translates to MYKVFVNDKPLFLTNQVQKETDFKLFLLESVDIKKLIVKIFQNKIQKAFLYHPDEKLIMKTLRAKLPVEKAGGGLVYNKDGNVLFIFRNGKWDLPKGGTEKNETIEETAMREVEEETGVTGLAITEKLQRTYHIFKRNGRYKLKITQWFEMRTKFEGNPQGQADEGIERVEWVNPKDIKFLLENSYENIKLLFEEELVGNH